The Streptomyces venezuelae genomic interval GAGACGAGCCCGGCCTTGTTGCCGTTGCCGATGTAGTACTTGGAGCCGGTGGCGCGGAAACCGCCCTCGCCGTCCGGCTCCAGGAGCATGTCGGTGGAGTAGATGTCGGCGCCGTGGGACTTCTCGGAGAGACCGAAGGCGAACACCTCGCCCTGGGAGAGGAGTTCGGCGGCGCGGTTCCGGGCGGCGGCGTTGTCGCTCTGCCAGACCGGGCCGAGACCGAGGATGGTGACCTGCCAGGCGTACCAGTAGTCGAGACCGTAGAAACCGAGGATCTCGTTGAGGGCGGCGATGCGGGCGGTGTCCCAGCGCTTGTCGCTCTCGTCCTCACCGGCGGAGGAGGACGGCGTCAGGAAGGTCGCGAAGAGCCCTTCCTCGGCGGCGAAGGCGAGGAAGTCGCCGAGCCAGGCCCGGGTCCGGTAGTCCTCGATGATCCGGCGCTTGCCGCGCGCCTCGAACCAGTCGACCGTGGCGCGCAGGAGCCGGCGGGTCTCCGGGTCGAAGTGCGCGGGGTCGTGGGTGTGCGGGTTGAACAGCAGCGGGTCGGCCATGACGTCCGCCTTTCCGGCTCGGGATGAGGGTGGTGGTGCTGGGTGTGGTGGTACTGGGTGTGGTGGTACTGGGGAGGCCGAGGTGGAGGCCATGCCGGCCTGGTCGTACGGCTCGGCTCGGTTCACTGCCCTGCGGGGAACCGGCCGAGCGTGGCGAGGACGTCGTCGAGCCAGGTGATCATCATCCGCTCGTACGCGATGCCGCCGCGCAGCACGACGTGCTGGAGCTCCCGCTCGGCGTCGAGCGGACCGCTCTCCGGCGGCTCCCCGAAGTCCCGCTCCTCGCCTGCGAGATAGTGGGCAAGGCGCTCCGTGTGGGCCTGCCGGTGCCGCTGGACCTCGCTGATCAGCGCGGCCGGATCGTCGAAGGCGGCGCCTCTGATCTTCACCGCGAGGTCGTGCCGCACGCTCTCGGGCTCGATGGGTTCGTGCAGCCACGTGGAGAGCGCGTCGCGTCCGGGACCGGCGACGGAGTACTCCTTCTTGTCCGGGCGCCCCTGCTGCGGCACGTCCCGGACGTCCACCCAGCCGTCGCTCTCCATGCGCTTGAGCACGCGGTAGATCTGCTGGTGGGTGGCGGTCCAGAAGTATCCGATGGACCGCTCGAAGCGCCGGGCCAGCTCGTAGCCGGACCCGGGCTTCTCGAGCAGGGACACGAGGATCGCGTGGTCGAGCGCCATGCGCCCGATCTTGCTATGCAACGAGTTGCATAGCAAGGCCGACAGGGCACGCTGAGACGCGGCTCACCCCCAGGCCCCGCGGGGAATCCCGGTGCGGCCGGGCCAAGAACGGGTGCAGGACGCGCTTCCGCGCTCAGCCGGAGGCTTCGAGACGGCTGCGGCAGGCGACGGCGACGGCTTCGGCGACACCGGGCATGTCGGGCCGCCAGGTGGGGTTGCAGTTCACCTCGCACACGGTGAAGGAACCGTCTGCCTCGAAGAGGAGATCGACGCCGGCGACGCCGAGGCCGATGGCGTCCGCCGCTTCGACGGCCAGCGTCTCCGCGTCCGGATACCGGCCCGTACAGACCGCGTGGGTCCCGCCCTGCGCCAGGTTGGAGACCAGGCGGTCGTCACCCGCGGTGCGCACGGCGGCGGCCACGGCCGTACGGTCGACCACGATGACGCGCAGGTCCCGGCCGTGGGAGTGGGCGACGTACCGCTGGAGGAGATAGGGGTGCCGGTCGTCCAGACTGCCGGCCACACCTCGCAGCGCCTTGTCGTCGGCGGCGAGGAAGACCCGCCGGCCACGGTGTCCGCGCACGGCCTTGACCACGCACGGCTGCGGCACACCGATGTCGAGTACGTCCTCCAAAGGCGCGTCGGTGTGCGTGCGGGTGTCGGGGACGGGGATGCCTGCGGCAGCGAGCTGTTGCAGGTGCCAGAACTTGTTGACCGACGCCAGAACCGCCTCGGCGGGGTTGATCAGCTGCGTACCCATGGCGGCCAGGTGTCGCAGCAGGGTGACTTCCCTGTCGGGTGACACCCGAGGCGTCGACAGGCGGGCGTAGGCCACGGCGGGCGCGGGGACGGGTCGCCCGCCGGTGTCGGCGAGCGTGAGCCGACCGCGTTCCACGCCGAGTACCAGCTGACTGCTGTGGACAACCCCGGCCTGGTGCCCGAGCTCCCCGGCGAAGGCGGCCATGAGTGACGACGTGACCGGCCCCGGCTTGCCGCCGGCGGCACCGCCTGCGCCCCGTCTGAGCCCAGGACACAGCAGCAGCCAGGCACGTGCTTCGCTCTGCGACGACATGCCCGTCCCTTTACCCACGGGCGCCTCTGTCAGTCACGACAGATGACAGGTCGAGCGTCCACTTGCTGCTGCCGCTGCGCAGGAATGGCCGACGCGGCGCGCCGGAACCTCCCGGAGTCGCTCGTTCGCTCATTCGCTGAAGAAGTAGGCCAGCACGACCAACGACAGCAGGAGACCGGCACCGGCCATCACCTTGGCCTCCGTCGGCCGGCGTCGCGGGTCCGCCCCGGCGGCCAGCCAGAGCTGCAGCACCGAAGGGAGGAAGAGGAACATCCCGGCCATGGCGCCCACGAAGGACCACGGCAGCAGCAGCACAGAGACGCATGCGATGGACCAGCCGAAGCCTGACGGCCGGGCATGGAGCAACAGCGGGACGGCGACCACTCCGGCAGTCACGAGCGCCAGGGAGAGAATGACGTACCCCTGACCCGACCAGGAGATCAACGGGATCAGTGGAGTCGTCGCGGCGAGCACCACGAGGCCGAACTGCCACGGGTGGACACCCTCTCGTACAGCGACCTGCATGACCCACCCCCGACTTCAACACGACTTGAACGTGTTCAAACTACCGTATCCGGTCGCGGGCCCTCCACGGGGCACGTGAGCGCGCCACCCCCGCACCTGGTGCAGGGGTGGGCGGGCGGGCCAGCGCCTCCAGGTCGACGGAGGCGCTCGGCCTGCGCCCGGTCGATCACATCAGGACCGACCGAGCGCGAGGTCGATCACCTTCCGCCACTCCAACCGCGGCGCGTGCGCGGGGACGCCCGGGCGGTCACGGGGCACGAGGACTCGCAGGGCACCCGGCCGCAGGGTGCACACGACGGGCGTCGTCATCCGCAGGGCCTCGCCGTCCACCGCGACCGGGATCTCCGCCGCCTCGGAGGTCACCTCGACCCGCCGCGCCGTCCGGACCGTCAGCCCGGTGGAGCCGGCACCCCGCACGGCCAGGTCGGCTGCCTCCCCCGCCCCCTCCACACGGATCCCCAGCACACCCAGCTCGCCGTCGTCGAGACTGGGCCTGCGGGCGCCGCTGCCGAGCTCGTCCGGCGACTCGTACGCGTTGTTGCTGACCAGCAGGGCCTGCTGGGCGGACAGCTCCGTGCCGTCGATCCGCGCGTCGACCCGCTGCACGCCGTCGCCGACCAGCAGGT includes:
- a CDS encoding PadR family transcriptional regulator, producing the protein MALDHAILVSLLEKPGSGYELARRFERSIGYFWTATHQQIYRVLKRMESDGWVDVRDVPQQGRPDKKEYSVAGPGRDALSTWLHEPIEPESVRHDLAVKIRGAAFDDPAALISEVQRHRQAHTERLAHYLAGEERDFGEPPESGPLDAERELQHVVLRGGIAYERMMITWLDDVLATLGRFPAGQ
- a CDS encoding RimK family alpha-L-glutamate ligase yields the protein MAAFAGELGHQAGVVHSSQLVLGVERGRLTLADTGGRPVPAPAVAYARLSTPRVSPDREVTLLRHLAAMGTQLINPAEAVLASVNKFWHLQQLAAAGIPVPDTRTHTDAPLEDVLDIGVPQPCVVKAVRGHRGRRVFLAADDKALRGVAGSLDDRHPYLLQRYVAHSHGRDLRVIVVDRTAVAAAVRTAGDDRLVSNLAQGGTHAVCTGRYPDAETLAVEAADAIGLGVAGVDLLFEADGSFTVCEVNCNPTWRPDMPGVAEAVAVACRSRLEASG